From a single Calothrix sp. NIES-2098 genomic region:
- a CDS encoding molybdenum ABC transporter periplasmic molybdate-binding protein, whose amino-acid sequence MKRLQWMAWCLAALMLALWLGSCSPPPTKVVSLNFAAAGMVRNALQEIEDLYQQEHPNVVIHSIYAGSGVIKEAIEQGEPFDGILLADIPPLDELQTKGLILLESRKELLSTDIVLIASANSSVRVSDLRQLADDRIKSVAIGDQNLAVGRYTASLLTKLGIKQAVESKAVVVKVDVREVLRAVEQKEAEVGITFLSEAKSSADVQVLTTASKDFYEPIRSGVAIVKGSPHRQEMQAYLDFLSSPKAMAVFQKFGLRPLRS is encoded by the coding sequence ATGAAACGCCTCCAGTGGATGGCATGGTGCCTTGCAGCCTTAATGCTGGCTCTTTGGTTAGGAAGTTGCTCTCCGCCGCCAACAAAAGTGGTGAGCTTAAATTTTGCTGCGGCGGGTATGGTGCGCAATGCCCTGCAAGAGATTGAAGACCTTTACCAGCAAGAACATCCCAATGTCGTAATCCATTCTATCTATGCTGGTTCTGGCGTCATCAAAGAGGCAATTGAGCAGGGAGAACCCTTTGATGGGATTTTATTGGCAGATATCCCACCCCTTGATGAGTTACAAACAAAGGGGTTAATTCTGCTTGAAAGCCGTAAAGAATTATTGAGTACCGACATTGTATTGATTGCTTCTGCTAATTCTTCCGTGCGAGTTTCCGATTTGCGGCAATTAGCGGACGATCGCATTAAAAGCGTAGCCATAGGCGACCAAAATCTCGCAGTTGGTCGATATACTGCCAGCCTGCTGACTAAGTTGGGTATTAAGCAGGCAGTGGAGTCAAAGGCAGTTGTGGTCAAGGTGGATGTAAGGGAAGTCTTACGAGCAGTTGAGCAAAAAGAAGCGGAGGTGGGCATCACTTTCCTCTCAGAAGCTAAAAGCTCTGCTGATGTGCAGGTGTTAACCACCGCATCAAAAGATTTTTACGAACCAATCCGATCCGGTGTTGCTATTGTCAAAGGCTCTCCCCATCGCCAGGAAATGCAGGCTTATCTAGATTTTTTAAGCAGCCCTAAAGCAATGGCAGTATTTCAGAAATTTGGACTCCGTCCTCTACGGTCATAG
- a CDS encoding phenylalanyl-tRNA synthetase subunit beta yields the protein MRISLNWLRELVEIKLSPEELAETLTMAGFEVEDIEDRRTWANGVVVGRVLERQPHPNADKLSVCQVDIGAAETLNIVCGAANVRADIYVPVATTGTYLPNIDLKIKPAKLRGVPSQGMICSLKELGLTTDVDGIHIFPQENLALGSDVRPLLGLDDVILDVTATANRADALSMVGIAREVAALTGGKLSIPEPGEVSVSQGRGNLALSISETQACPAYIGTVIEQVKIAASPGWLQQRLQAAGVRPINNVVDITNYVLLEWGQPLHAFDRDRLKSVAGNGNLTIGVRFANAGETLKTLDGQTRNLSTQNLLITANDKPVAIAGVMGGEETEVHEGTQSLVLEAALFDSVAIRRSSRSVGLRSESSGRYERGVNRAELEVACRRALSLLTELAGGVIIQQEIADTRPDPSTWTRSIALRLDRVNQVLGPIDLGEETGELEEQDVERILTALGCQLTSSGERFWTVSVPPYRYRDLEREIDLIEEIARLYGYDKFCDTLPQKAEAGYLPLDQELIRKLRAYFRAEGLTELIQYSLVKPGEDKQIVLSNPLFVEYSALRTDLLAGLIDAFQYNLEQGNGALNGFEIGRIFSREEDGLQETEAIAGIMGGDRTVSKWSRSGREQPLTWYEAKGILDSVFHQLDLPVEYQPDCRDERLHPGRTASLWIRGNRLGIFGQIHPQLRREKGLPDSVYAFQLDADVLLDALDQDDTLIPVFHPYSTYPASDRDIAFFAPVKVTVAEIEKAINKAGKDLLESVELFDEYRGENVPAGQRSLAFRLIYRASDRTLTDAEVEPVHNKVREALVEKFGVSLRS from the coding sequence ATGCGTATTTCTTTAAACTGGCTGCGGGAACTAGTAGAAATCAAACTTAGCCCAGAAGAATTAGCTGAAACCCTGACAATGGCTGGGTTTGAAGTAGAAGATATTGAAGACCGCCGCACTTGGGCCAATGGCGTGGTTGTGGGGAGAGTGCTTGAGCGTCAACCCCACCCCAACGCTGATAAATTAAGTGTTTGTCAAGTGGATATTGGTGCGGCTGAGACTTTAAATATTGTCTGTGGTGCTGCTAACGTTCGGGCAGATATTTATGTGCCAGTTGCTACTACAGGTACTTATTTACCCAATATCGATTTAAAAATTAAGCCAGCAAAACTGCGGGGTGTACCTTCTCAGGGAATGATCTGTTCTTTAAAAGAACTGGGCTTAACTACAGATGTCGATGGAATTCATATTTTTCCACAGGAAAATCTCGCCTTGGGTAGCGATGTCCGTCCTTTGTTGGGTCTGGATGATGTAATTTTAGACGTAACTGCGACTGCCAATCGCGCTGATGCCCTAAGTATGGTAGGTATAGCCAGGGAAGTAGCAGCTTTAACTGGTGGTAAACTCAGCATTCCCGAACCCGGTGAAGTGTCAGTTAGCCAAGGTAGAGGAAATTTAGCGTTAAGTATTTCCGAAACCCAAGCTTGTCCTGCATATATCGGTACTGTTATCGAACAGGTAAAAATTGCTGCTTCTCCTGGTTGGTTGCAGCAACGCTTACAAGCCGCTGGAGTGCGTCCCATCAATAATGTTGTGGATATTACTAACTATGTATTGTTGGAATGGGGACAACCTTTACACGCATTTGACCGCGATCGCCTAAAATCGGTAGCAGGAAATGGCAATTTAACTATCGGCGTGCGCTTCGCCAATGCTGGGGAAACGCTGAAAACCTTAGATGGACAAACTCGCAACCTCTCAACCCAAAATTTATTGATTACTGCTAATGATAAACCAGTGGCGATCGCGGGAGTCATGGGTGGTGAAGAAACAGAAGTTCATGAAGGTACTCAAAGCTTAGTTTTAGAAGCAGCCTTATTTGATTCTGTTGCTATTCGCCGTTCTTCTCGGAGTGTCGGTTTAAGAAGTGAATCCTCTGGCAGATACGAACGGGGCGTCAACCGCGCTGAATTGGAAGTAGCTTGTCGTCGCGCTTTGTCACTGCTAACTGAACTGGCTGGTGGCGTAATTATCCAGCAAGAAATCGCTGATACTCGCCCCGATCCTTCCACCTGGACGCGTTCAATTGCACTGCGGTTAGATAGAGTCAATCAAGTCCTAGGGCCAATTGATTTAGGTGAAGAAACAGGCGAACTCGAAGAACAGGACGTTGAACGCATTCTCACTGCATTGGGCTGTCAACTTACTTCTTCGGGCGAACGTTTCTGGACAGTTTCCGTACCACCTTATCGTTACCGCGACTTAGAACGGGAAATTGACCTGATTGAAGAAATTGCCCGTCTCTACGGCTATGACAAATTTTGTGATACTCTGCCACAAAAAGCCGAAGCAGGCTATTTGCCTTTAGATCAGGAACTGATCCGCAAATTACGCGCTTACTTCCGAGCCGAAGGACTGACAGAATTAATTCAGTACTCTTTGGTAAAACCAGGCGAAGACAAACAAATAGTCCTGTCAAATCCCTTGTTTGTAGAGTATTCCGCGCTGCGAACCGATTTATTAGCTGGGTTGATTGATGCTTTTCAATACAACTTAGAACAAGGAAACGGTGCGCTAAACGGCTTTGAAATTGGGCGGATTTTCTCGCGAGAGGAAGACGGCTTGCAAGAAACCGAAGCGATCGCAGGAATTATGGGCGGCGATCGCACTGTTAGTAAATGGTCAAGAAGCGGTCGCGAACAACCTCTGACCTGGTATGAAGCCAAAGGTATTCTAGACAGCGTATTTCATCAACTAGATTTACCAGTAGAATATCAACCCGATTGTCGCGACGAACGTTTGCATCCCGGACGCACCGCTTCTTTGTGGATTCGGGGTAACAGACTTGGCATTTTTGGACAAATTCATCCCCAATTGCGGCGAGAAAAAGGGCTACCGGATTCTGTGTACGCATTCCAGTTAGATGCAGATGTCCTCTTAGATGCGCTGGATCAAGATGATACCTTGATACCAGTATTTCATCCTTATTCCACCTATCCAGCAAGCGATCGCGATATCGCCTTCTTTGCACCTGTGAAGGTGACAGTTGCAGAAATTGAAAAAGCAATTAACAAAGCTGGTAAAGATTTACTAGAATCAGTGGAATTGTTTGATGAATATCGCGGTGAAAACGTGCCCGCCGGACAACGCAGTTTGGCATTTCGCTTAATTTATCGTGCCAGCGATCGCACTCTCACCGATGCCGAAGTTGAACCAGTACACAACAAAGTTCGCGAAGCTTTGGTAGAAAAATTCGGTGTTAGTTTGAGAAGTTAA
- a CDS encoding red chlorophyll catabolite reductase produces MIEQQSNLDSQAVFQQLWGWTNELRDKLEARFSIHPDPSSKDLQSYSALTGQAHGSLNTFSGPEIDWLVHSWLRDPQSGFSNMHLTVWLGSHIRVPHLAIAFGTMPQLFWFIDYVPRTDLFTDLESLDRYYEPMNQTYLNFLNDSRFQQFISKTLYMRQAQSHTSLCYNSPVTEETLATVHTVAHEFIDRWLTWIDRAEPVPADERAALTERDLNVRRQVAERDPANKFAERLFGEEFTNKLVRSLWGGDRILKSGS; encoded by the coding sequence ATGATTGAGCAGCAATCTAATCTAGACAGTCAAGCTGTATTTCAGCAGTTGTGGGGATGGACAAATGAACTTCGCGACAAGCTCGAAGCTCGTTTTTCTATTCATCCAGATCCATCTAGCAAGGATTTACAAAGCTACTCAGCTTTAACAGGCCAAGCTCATGGCTCGCTTAATACTTTCTCTGGCCCGGAAATTGACTGGTTAGTGCATTCATGGCTACGCGATCCGCAATCAGGCTTTAGCAATATGCATTTAACTGTTTGGCTCGGTTCTCATATCCGTGTGCCTCATTTGGCTATTGCATTTGGTACAATGCCGCAACTATTCTGGTTCATTGATTATGTCCCCCGCACCGATTTATTTACCGATCTAGAATCATTGGATCGTTACTACGAACCAATGAATCAGACATATCTAAACTTTCTCAATGATTCCCGTTTCCAACAGTTCATCAGTAAAACGCTTTATATGCGTCAGGCACAATCTCATACCAGTTTGTGTTACAACAGCCCAGTTACAGAAGAAACACTTGCTACTGTTCACACGGTGGCTCATGAGTTCATAGACCGCTGGTTAACTTGGATAGATCGAGCCGAACCTGTACCAGCAGATGAACGTGCTGCTTTAACTGAACGCGACTTAAATGTACGTCGTCAAGTTGCCGAACGCGATCCTGCTAATAAATTTGCTGAACGGCTATTCGGGGAAGAATTCACCAATAAACTAGTGCGATCGCTGTGGGGAGGCGATCGTATTCTTAAGAGTGGCAGTTAA
- a CDS encoding response regulator receiver sensor signal transduction histidine kinase, producing the protein MSVDSTAPTGTILVVDDNPTNIQVLFDVLSEIGYRVAIAKSGEAALQRVQSYHPDIILLDVMMPGIDGFETCQRLKVDSATRDIPVIFMTALSDSVDKVKGLSLGAVDYITKPIQHEEALARIRVHLQLRDSQKSLQKQATELSQALDNLKQAQVHLVQSEKMSSLGQMMAGVAHEINNPVNFIYANLAPAKEYIKDLLNFVDLYRQYHPQPHPQIQDWMDEVDIDYLQADLPKLVDSLKLGSDRIRQLVLSLRNFSRLDESGTQLVDLHEGIESTLLLLQHRLKGRPEHPGIQVVRDYGQLPHVECYPSQLNQVFMNILGNAIDALEERDRKRSLEDIQANPSKISIRTEYLQDRDIAISIADNGCGIEESVSSQLFEPFFTTKPIGKGTGLGLSISYQIVTQKHGGKIYCQSTLGIGSEFTIKIPVRQAVC; encoded by the coding sequence ATGTCTGTTGACAGCACAGCCCCAACAGGAACTATTTTGGTAGTCGATGATAACCCTACCAACATTCAAGTATTGTTCGATGTTTTGAGTGAAATTGGTTATCGAGTAGCGATCGCTAAAAGTGGCGAAGCCGCCCTGCAACGCGTCCAGTCCTACCATCCCGATATTATTCTGTTGGATGTAATGATGCCCGGCATCGATGGTTTTGAAACCTGTCAGCGCCTCAAAGTTGACTCCGCTACCCGCGATATTCCAGTAATTTTTATGACCGCCCTCTCCGACTCCGTAGATAAGGTCAAAGGGCTGAGTCTGGGTGCAGTAGACTATATTACTAAGCCGATCCAACATGAAGAAGCTCTAGCCCGGATTCGGGTACACCTGCAACTACGTGACTCGCAAAAATCCTTACAAAAACAAGCCACCGAACTTTCCCAAGCATTAGATAATCTCAAGCAGGCACAAGTGCATCTCGTGCAAAGCGAAAAAATGTCATCACTTGGGCAAATGATGGCGGGTGTAGCTCATGAAATCAACAATCCCGTAAATTTTATCTATGCTAATCTGGCTCCCGCTAAAGAATACATCAAGGATTTGCTGAATTTTGTGGATTTATATCGTCAATACCATCCGCAACCCCACCCCCAAATTCAAGACTGGATGGATGAGGTAGATATCGACTATTTGCAAGCAGATTTGCCCAAGCTAGTAGATTCTTTGAAACTAGGAAGCGATCGCATCCGCCAACTTGTACTATCGTTACGTAACTTTTCGCGTTTGGATGAATCGGGAACTCAGTTAGTTGATTTGCATGAAGGTATCGAAAGCACTCTATTGCTCTTACAACATCGTCTCAAAGGCCGCCCAGAACATCCTGGCATTCAAGTTGTGCGAGACTACGGACAACTACCCCATGTGGAATGCTATCCCAGTCAACTTAATCAAGTATTCATGAATATTCTTGGTAATGCTATTGATGCTTTAGAAGAACGAGATCGAAAACGCAGCCTTGAGGATATCCAGGCAAATCCCAGTAAAATTTCTATCCGTACTGAATACCTACAAGATCGGGATATTGCTATCAGCATTGCCGATAACGGTTGTGGCATTGAAGAAAGCGTCAGTTCTCAACTGTTTGAGCCATTTTTCACTACCAAACCCATTGGCAAAGGCACCGGATTGGGTCTTTCTATCAGCTATCAGATTGTTACCCAAAAACACGGTGGTAAAATCTACTGCCAATCCACACTAGGGATAGGATCTGAGTTTACGATTAAAATTCCGGTTCGGCAAGCTGTTTGTTAG
- a CDS encoding NmrA family protein, which produces MSPQSDRIESNIDKVLLIGVTGGTGGNVVKGFLEQGVTNLRAITRKIDLNRPSLSKLNDAGVELVEADLDNADSLSTAFTGVRSVYCHATSGDLSKADRLEVERAKQVAQAAKQANIQHLVYNSAGGADRNSGIPHIEQKYEVEQIFKAAGLPTTMLRACLFMEEFWKKYTRPSILKGVFPFSIQPNKPLHLITTKDMGRVAAYVIQHPSQYIGREIELAGDVLTPKQMAEAFSQAQGVKVTHKETPAWIFLLLWQKELFDLIQWYRHKGYQADVENLRAEFPELLTTFSEFLEQTNWANPELTYENI; this is translated from the coding sequence ATGTCACCTCAGAGCGATCGCATAGAGTCCAACATCGATAAAGTCTTGCTCATCGGCGTTACTGGTGGAACTGGTGGGAATGTTGTTAAAGGATTTCTCGAACAGGGCGTTACTAATCTGCGTGCCATCACCAGGAAAATAGACTTGAATCGGCCTTCTCTATCAAAGTTGAATGATGCTGGAGTCGAGTTAGTTGAAGCTGATTTAGATAATGCAGACTCCCTGAGTACAGCTTTTACAGGAGTTAGATCTGTTTACTGTCACGCCACCTCTGGAGATTTAAGTAAGGCCGATCGCTTAGAAGTCGAGAGAGCAAAGCAAGTTGCACAAGCTGCAAAACAAGCTAATATTCAGCACTTAGTTTACAATTCCGCAGGTGGAGCTGATAGAAATTCTGGCATTCCTCATATCGAGCAAAAATATGAAGTTGAGCAAATTTTCAAAGCTGCTGGCTTACCAACAACCATGTTGCGTGCTTGCTTGTTCATGGAGGAGTTTTGGAAAAAGTATACACGACCTTCTATCCTCAAAGGTGTTTTCCCATTTTCTATTCAACCAAACAAGCCCTTACATTTGATTACAACTAAAGATATGGGACGTGTAGCTGCTTATGTGATTCAACATCCATCTCAGTACATTGGACGCGAAATTGAGTTGGCTGGCGATGTATTGACTCCTAAGCAAATGGCAGAGGCATTTTCGCAAGCGCAGGGAGTAAAAGTTACCCACAAAGAAACACCAGCTTGGATTTTTTTACTGCTTTGGCAAAAGGAATTATTCGATTTGATTCAATGGTATCGCCACAAAGGTTATCAGGCTGATGTTGAGAATTTGCGAGCAGAATTTCCGGAGTTATTAACTACATTTAGTGAATTTCTGGAACAAACCAACTGGGCAAATCCAGAACTGACTTATGAAAATATTTAA
- a CDS encoding multi-sensor hybrid histidine kinase translates to MKQESNFLRTITGSLAITTFVALTVSGIAFWSANRTLEINQQMAEDLETLNAVESVSSALKDTENLQRQYLLTGSQQTFRAFGIRMIDVDQQMRRLQSLLDKASGEQVAGDRLETFTIQRLRQLRQGIELKQTKGLDAAIDRSPTQLLDEATLLIQQIKATETVELRQKQQAATNTALQAMAAFLVGIVFNLAIILWTYHLIRKETWKRNQAEIDLQQSNQKFQEQTILMQQILNCMSDGVVVADENYQFLVVNPAAEQMFDTEVPEGQPEEWSQQYGIFQADRVTLIPQEQLPIVRAVRGEEVDNVELFIRNQKIPEGLWVTFSGRPLKDPSGALTGGVIVCRDTSTRKYAEFQLLQAKEAAEVANLAKSEFLANMNHELRTPLNGILGYAQILQRDPTTTPKQQKGLGVIYQCGSHLLTLINDILDLSKLEVQKMDLYPQDFHFANFLTTTVEMCRIKAEQKGIAFHYHPANLPTAVHADDKRLRQVLLNLLSNAVKFTDFGTVKFTVEAIGNQETADTPSTRIRFRVEDTGIGIPAEKLQSIFLPFEQAGKRDRNSEGTGLGLAISQQIVQMMGSSIQVNSTLGKGSTFWFEVDIPAAADWLNRCGSNNQKIIGYQGERRKILVIDDRQENRAVVMGMLAPLGFKVAEADDGQAGLDRALQMRPDLIITDVMMSKMNGLEMTRRLRQLLDFAKTPIIASPASLSQVDMQEAIDAGCSSFFPKPIEFTALLGELQRHLELRWIYETIPEATESAIAVANPTELVVPSAAELSAIYQAAQDGFMSDIQQEANRLKQLNPQYAPFANKLLELSQRFDDEGILNLLAPHI, encoded by the coding sequence ATGAAACAAGAATCTAACTTTCTGAGAACTATTACTGGGAGCTTGGCAATAACCACCTTCGTAGCATTAACAGTCAGTGGCATAGCATTTTGGAGTGCCAACCGAACTTTAGAAATCAACCAGCAAATGGCCGAAGATTTGGAAACTCTGAATGCTGTGGAGTCTGTGAGTAGCGCTTTAAAAGATACCGAAAATCTTCAGAGGCAATACTTACTGACAGGAAGTCAACAAACCTTCAGGGCATTTGGTATTCGGATGATCGATGTCGATCAACAAATGCGGCGATTGCAAAGCTTGCTCGACAAAGCGTCTGGCGAACAAGTAGCTGGCGATCGCTTAGAAACATTCACGATTCAACGCCTAAGACAACTACGCCAAGGCATTGAACTCAAGCAAACCAAAGGGCTAGATGCGGCAATTGACCGCTCGCCAACGCAACTACTTGATGAAGCGACGTTGCTGATACAGCAGATAAAAGCCACAGAAACCGTAGAGTTACGTCAGAAACAGCAAGCTGCTACCAACACAGCCCTTCAGGCAATGGCGGCGTTTTTAGTGGGTATTGTCTTTAACTTGGCAATTATTCTTTGGACTTACCATTTAATTCGCAAAGAAACCTGGAAACGGAATCAGGCAGAAATCGATCTTCAGCAAAGCAACCAGAAATTCCAAGAACAAACCATTCTGATGCAACAAATCCTGAACTGCATGAGCGATGGAGTGGTGGTTGCCGATGAAAATTATCAATTCTTGGTTGTTAACCCTGCGGCTGAACAGATGTTTGACACAGAAGTTCCTGAAGGTCAGCCAGAAGAGTGGTCGCAGCAATACGGAATATTTCAAGCCGATCGAGTGACTTTGATACCCCAAGAGCAGCTTCCCATAGTTCGCGCTGTTCGGGGTGAGGAAGTAGATAATGTAGAACTTTTTATCCGGAATCAGAAAATTCCTGAGGGTTTGTGGGTGACATTTAGTGGGAGACCGCTAAAAGATCCAAGTGGCGCATTGACAGGAGGAGTGATCGTTTGCCGCGATACTAGCACTCGCAAGTACGCAGAATTCCAGCTGTTGCAGGCAAAGGAAGCAGCGGAAGTTGCCAACCTTGCCAAAAGCGAATTCCTTGCTAACATGAACCACGAACTGCGAACTCCGTTGAATGGTATTCTCGGCTACGCTCAGATTCTCCAGCGCGACCCCACCACCACCCCCAAGCAGCAGAAGGGATTAGGCGTGATTTACCAATGTGGTTCCCACCTGCTGACCTTGATTAACGACATTCTCGATCTCTCCAAACTAGAAGTGCAGAAGATGGATCTCTATCCTCAAGATTTCCACTTTGCCAACTTCCTCACTACCACAGTAGAAATGTGTCGCATCAAAGCCGAACAAAAGGGTATTGCTTTCCATTACCATCCAGCTAACCTACCAACTGCCGTCCATGCGGATGACAAACGGCTGCGGCAGGTGTTACTAAACTTACTCAGCAATGCAGTAAAGTTTACTGATTTTGGCACGGTAAAATTTACGGTTGAAGCAATAGGGAACCAAGAAACAGCGGACACTCCATCAACAAGAATTCGCTTCCGAGTCGAAGATACAGGCATTGGCATCCCAGCAGAAAAGTTACAATCTATCTTTTTACCCTTTGAGCAGGCGGGAAAGCGCGATCGCAATAGTGAAGGTACGGGATTAGGGTTAGCAATTAGCCAGCAAATTGTGCAGATGATGGGCAGTTCGATCCAAGTCAACAGCACTCTGGGTAAGGGCAGCACCTTCTGGTTTGAAGTGGACATACCTGCTGCTGCTGATTGGCTGAATCGGTGTGGTTCTAACAATCAAAAGATAATTGGCTACCAGGGCGAACGGCGCAAAATCTTAGTGATTGACGATCGCCAAGAGAACCGCGCTGTGGTGATGGGGATGCTGGCACCTTTGGGTTTTAAAGTAGCGGAAGCCGATGATGGACAAGCAGGATTGGATCGCGCGCTTCAGATGCGCCCAGATTTGATTATTACCGATGTGATGATGTCAAAGATGAATGGGCTGGAAATGACCCGCCGCTTGCGTCAACTGCTGGATTTTGCCAAAACGCCCATTATTGCTTCCCCTGCTTCCTTGTCGCAAGTGGATATGCAGGAGGCGATAGATGCAGGTTGTAGTAGCTTTTTTCCCAAGCCGATAGAGTTCACCGCTTTGCTGGGGGAATTGCAACGCCATCTAGAGTTGCGATGGATTTACGAAACTATACCAGAAGCGACTGAATCAGCTATTGCAGTTGCCAATCCGACAGAGCTAGTCGTACCGTCAGCAGCAGAACTGAGCGCTATTTACCAAGCAGCCCAGGATGGCTTTATGAGCGATATCCAGCAGGAAGCCAACCGCCTCAAGCAACTTAATCCCCAGTATGCCCCCTTTGCCAATAAGCTGCTGGAACTGAGCCAGAGATTTGATGACGAAGGAATTCTCAATTTATTAGCACCCCATATTTAA
- a CDS encoding nitrilase/cyanide hydratase and apolipoprotein N-acyltransferase: protein MTAHTDNLDSYRALALQVTCHAVNQARDRAEARSLIQNTINRLAQQIAASIAFIGFDCRLIVLPEYFLTGFPLGESLAVWAEKACLEINGAEYEALGQIAQKHRIFLAGNAYEVDPNFPGLYFQTCFAIDPSGNVVLRYRRLNSMFAPTPHDVWDKYLDCYGLEGVFPVAKTAIGNLAALASEEILYPEVARCLAMRGAEIFLHSTSEVYSKALTPKDAAKITRAVENTAYVVSANTAGIANIPIPIASADGGSKIIDHRGIILAETTTGESMAAFAEIDLAALRRDRRRPGLNNLLSRQRFELYAQSYLQSKFYPPNTMLETEVDRKHFLQTQQATIERLANLGVI, encoded by the coding sequence ATGACAGCCCACACCGATAATTTAGATTCCTATCGAGCCTTGGCACTCCAAGTTACCTGTCATGCAGTCAATCAAGCACGCGATCGCGCTGAAGCTCGTTCTTTAATCCAAAATACTATCAACCGCTTGGCACAGCAAATCGCTGCCAGTATTGCTTTTATCGGCTTTGACTGTCGTTTAATTGTGCTACCAGAATATTTCCTCACAGGTTTTCCTCTGGGTGAATCTCTAGCGGTGTGGGCAGAAAAAGCCTGTTTGGAAATCAATGGTGCTGAGTATGAAGCTCTTGGTCAAATCGCGCAAAAACATCGTATCTTTTTAGCTGGGAACGCCTACGAAGTTGACCCTAACTTTCCTGGCTTGTACTTCCAAACCTGCTTTGCGATTGACCCATCGGGAAATGTTGTTTTGCGGTATCGACGGCTAAATTCTATGTTTGCCCCCACACCCCATGATGTTTGGGATAAATATCTTGACTGTTATGGATTAGAGGGAGTTTTTCCGGTTGCGAAAACTGCGATCGGGAATTTAGCAGCTTTAGCATCAGAAGAAATTTTGTATCCAGAAGTCGCACGCTGTTTAGCAATGCGCGGTGCAGAAATTTTTCTCCACTCCACATCAGAAGTGTATAGCAAAGCTTTAACACCCAAAGACGCAGCCAAAATTACCCGTGCCGTGGAGAACACAGCATATGTTGTGTCTGCAAATACAGCTGGTATCGCTAATATCCCTATACCGATCGCTTCTGCTGATGGCGGTTCTAAAATTATTGACCATCGCGGCATCATCCTAGCAGAGACAACTACAGGCGAAAGCATGGCAGCTTTTGCAGAGATTGATTTAGCCGCACTCAGACGCGATCGCCGCCGACCTGGGTTAAATAATTTACTTTCCCGGCAGCGATTTGAGCTATATGCCCAAAGTTACCTCCAGTCAAAATTTTATCCACCAAACACTATGCTGGAAACAGAAGTAGACCGCAAACACTTCTTGCAAACACAGCAAGCAACCATTGAACGCCTAGCTAATTTAGGGGTGATTTGA